Part of the Crossiella cryophila genome, CGCAGAACGACGCTGCCACCCAGCTCTCCCAGGTGCAGAACTTCGTCAGCCAGGGCGTCAAGGCGATCATCATCAACCCGGTCGACTCCGACCAGGCGACCCCGGCCGCCAAGCTCGCGGAGAACGCCAAGATCCCGGTCATCGCGGTGGACCGGACGATCAACAACGCCACCGTGGCCGCCTCGATCGCCTCGGACAACGTCCAGGGCGGCCAGCTCGCCGCGGACACCCTGGCCAAGCTGGTCGGCTCCGGCGACGTGCTGCACCTGCAGGGCGTGCTGGGCACCTCGGCCAGCCGCGACCGTGGCCAGGGCTTCACCACCAACATCAAGAACGCCGCCGGGATCAAGGTCGCCGCGACCCAGACCGCGGAGTTCGAGAAGGCCAAGGGCATGTCGGTGACCACCGACCTGCTGCAGGCGCAGGCAGGCACCAAGGGCGTCTTCGCCGAGAACGACGACATGGCCCTTGGCGCGGTGCAGGCACTGGGTGACCGCGCGGGCAAGGACGTGAAGGTCGTCGGCTTCGACGGCACCGCGGACGCGATCACGGCCATCGAGTCGGGCAAGCTCTCCGCCAGCGTGGCGCAGCAGCCCGCCGAGCTGGGCAAGCTCGCCATCGAGCAGGCGGTGAAGGCGGCCAAGGGCGAGAAGACCGAGGCCAAGATCTCCGTCCCGGTCAAGGTC contains:
- a CDS encoding substrate-binding domain-containing protein, translated to MKMLNRAVFATLAASTLAFTAACGGGAGTGNSGSGETVIGVTLSTLSNTFFTTLRDAAQKAADGAKVKLVVQDAQNDAATQLSQVQNFVSQGVKAIIINPVDSDQATPAAKLAENAKIPVIAVDRTINNATVAASIASDNVQGGQLAADTLAKLVGSGDVLHLQGVLGTSASRDRGQGFTTNIKNAAGIKVAATQTAEFEKAKGMSVTTDLLQAQAGTKGVFAENDDMALGAVQALGDRAGKDVKVVGFDGTADAITAIESGKLSASVAQQPAELGKLAIEQAVKAAKGEKTEAKISVPVKVITKDNLAEFKK